The following are from one region of the Actinoplanes sp. L3-i22 genome:
- a CDS encoding intein-containing Rv2578c family radical SAM protein — protein sequence MRWSNLSAHADDGSLPDRAASAAPPLPLALPGATVRTFDTPGFAGMTFYEIRAKSLINRVPGASRVPFEWTVNPYRGCSHACTYCLSGDTPILLAGGSTRRLAEIRPGDSVMGTMGAGPHRRYVPTTVLDHWATSKPSFRVTLSDGTRLVSSGDHRFLTDRGWRYVSPSEPHQPTLAIGDLMFGVGHFAESPKESPDYQSGFLCGLLRGDAASRAAREGDAWIRADSYLDDVSLPDALRWPEAPSGEWYKGFLAGAFGAVGRSERLAVAFESTDRIYLRWITEALTHLGLTSRTPVPCRAGRPGRVETGRDLWSALRFRHLTGVLDAPLDASGVGVRADRRLAVADIEDLGLTLPLFDISTGTGDFIADGVVSHNCFARGTHKYLDLDPGHDFDSRIVVKVNAGDLIRRELAAARWSGAPIAMGTNVDVYQRAEGRYRLMPEILAALRDHANPFSILTKGTLILRDLELLTQAAAVTDVSLAFSVGFVDEQVWRSAEPGTPSPRRRLDAVRRLTDAGFSIGVLLAPILPGLTDTEESLDETVAAIAAAGATSVTPIPLHLRPGAKEWYAAWLAQEHPHLVPRYRELFADGAYSPRTYQDELSARVRMAARRHGLHRPTPAQIRTVPTPESPIPQSSQLTLL from the coding sequence ATGCGATGGTCCAACCTGTCGGCGCACGCCGACGACGGCTCGCTCCCGGACAGGGCAGCGTCGGCGGCTCCACCCCTGCCGCTGGCGCTGCCCGGTGCGACCGTCCGCACCTTCGACACCCCCGGGTTCGCCGGCATGACGTTCTACGAGATCCGCGCGAAGTCGCTGATCAACCGGGTCCCCGGCGCCTCCCGCGTGCCGTTCGAGTGGACCGTCAATCCCTATCGTGGCTGCTCCCACGCCTGCACCTACTGCCTCTCCGGCGACACCCCGATCCTGCTCGCCGGCGGCTCGACCCGGCGGCTCGCCGAGATCCGCCCGGGTGATTCGGTGATGGGCACCATGGGCGCCGGCCCGCACCGGCGCTATGTGCCGACCACCGTGCTCGACCACTGGGCCACCAGCAAGCCCTCGTTCCGGGTCACCCTCTCCGACGGCACCCGCCTGGTCTCCAGCGGCGACCACCGGTTCCTCACCGACCGCGGCTGGCGCTACGTGAGCCCGTCCGAGCCGCACCAGCCGACCCTCGCGATCGGCGACCTGATGTTCGGGGTGGGCCACTTCGCCGAGTCGCCCAAGGAGTCGCCCGACTACCAGTCCGGCTTCCTCTGCGGTCTGCTCCGGGGGGATGCCGCCAGCCGAGCCGCCCGCGAGGGGGACGCCTGGATCCGCGCCGACAGCTATCTCGACGACGTCTCCCTTCCGGACGCCCTGCGCTGGCCCGAGGCGCCCTCCGGGGAGTGGTACAAGGGCTTCCTGGCCGGCGCGTTCGGCGCGGTCGGCCGGTCCGAGCGGCTCGCCGTCGCGTTCGAGAGCACCGACCGCATCTACCTGCGCTGGATCACCGAGGCGCTCACCCACCTCGGCCTGACCAGCCGTACCCCGGTGCCCTGCCGGGCCGGGCGCCCCGGCCGCGTCGAGACCGGCCGTGACCTCTGGTCCGCGCTGCGCTTCCGCCACCTCACCGGCGTGCTGGACGCCCCACTGGACGCGTCCGGCGTCGGGGTCCGCGCCGACCGCCGGCTCGCCGTGGCCGACATCGAGGATCTCGGGCTCACCCTGCCGCTGTTCGACATCTCCACCGGCACCGGCGACTTCATCGCCGACGGCGTGGTCAGCCACAACTGCTTCGCCCGGGGCACGCACAAATACCTCGACCTCGACCCGGGCCACGACTTCGACAGCCGCATCGTGGTGAAGGTGAACGCCGGCGACCTGATCCGCCGTGAGCTCGCCGCCGCCCGCTGGTCCGGCGCCCCGATCGCGATGGGCACCAACGTCGACGTCTACCAGCGCGCCGAGGGGCGCTACCGGCTGATGCCGGAGATCCTGGCCGCGCTGCGCGACCACGCCAACCCGTTCTCGATCCTCACCAAGGGCACACTGATACTGCGCGACCTGGAGCTGCTCACCCAGGCCGCCGCGGTGACCGACGTCAGCCTGGCCTTCTCGGTCGGCTTCGTCGACGAGCAGGTCTGGCGCTCGGCCGAGCCCGGCACGCCCAGCCCACGCCGCCGCCTCGACGCCGTCCGCCGCCTGACCGACGCCGGCTTCTCGATCGGCGTCCTGCTGGCCCCGATCCTTCCCGGCCTCACCGACACCGAGGAGTCCCTCGACGAGACCGTCGCCGCCATCGCCGCGGCCGGCGCCACCAGCGTCACCCCGATCCCGCTGCACCTGCGCCCCGGCGCGAAGGAGTGGTATGCGGCGTGGCTCGCCCAGGAACATCCCCACCTCGTCCCCCGCTACCGGGAGCTGTTCGCCGACGGCGCCTACTCCCCGCGCACCTACCAGGACGAGCTGTCCGCCCGCGTCCGCATGGCCGCCCGCCGCCACGGCCTCCACCGCCCCACCCCGGCCCAGATCCGCACGGTCCCCACCCCGGAGTCGCCCATCCCCCAGTCCAGCCAGCTCACCCTCCTCTAG
- a CDS encoding DUF6758 family protein yields the protein MGVTVSCPRCAAQVRKPDLMHSNWRCDNCGDVPPFHVAEHISAEIVGTVLRESASGAERMPLWGPWPLPPGWTVTGVGWAGDDRSGVRATALACSGPEPLGGGPADLVFIAEQPGVGLGNRFAGIPGIDPGHLLSETIADCRASAGPHAKIKVGGHPTPLWCVKSPEDRSAYVSEAKGIWLYAVAWPASAGYLLAEHVVLDDLSEGVPPELVFGAPSPYLHGRV from the coding sequence GTGGGTGTCACCGTGAGTTGCCCCAGATGCGCTGCTCAGGTCCGGAAGCCGGATCTGATGCACAGCAACTGGCGTTGCGACAACTGTGGCGACGTTCCGCCGTTCCACGTTGCCGAGCACATCAGCGCGGAGATCGTCGGGACGGTGCTGCGGGAATCGGCCTCGGGCGCGGAGCGGATGCCGCTCTGGGGGCCCTGGCCGCTGCCGCCCGGCTGGACCGTCACCGGGGTGGGCTGGGCCGGCGACGACCGGTCCGGGGTGCGGGCCACCGCGCTCGCCTGCAGTGGACCGGAGCCGCTCGGCGGCGGGCCGGCCGACCTCGTCTTCATCGCCGAGCAGCCGGGCGTCGGACTGGGCAACCGCTTCGCCGGAATCCCCGGTATCGACCCTGGTCACCTGTTGTCCGAGACGATCGCGGACTGCCGGGCGAGCGCCGGGCCGCACGCGAAGATCAAAGTGGGCGGCCATCCCACTCCACTTTGGTGTGTCAAGTCCCCGGAGGACCGCAGCGCGTACGTGAGTGAGGCAAAAGGAATCTGGCTCTATGCGGTAGCGTGGCCCGCAAGCGCGGGCTATCTCCTCGCGGAGCATGTCGTCCTGGACGACCTCTCCGAAGGCGTGCCGCCCGAGCTCGTGTTCGGAGCTCCCTCGCCGTATCTGCACGGTCGTGTCTGA
- a CDS encoding PD-(D/E)XK nuclease family protein, with amino-acid sequence MPEKLFVCTPSKLGAYLDCPRRYRYSYVDRPSPPKGPPWAHNSLGASVHTALKNWYALPPERRSAEALPTLLKSTWVREGYRDVELERAAYRKALDWLVTYVATLDPEEEPLGVERVVAAKTSVLALNGRADRIDARVGPQGPEAVIVDYKTGRSGLDADDARGSQALALYAYAAQRVFRRPCYRVELHHLPTGTTAVHEHTDESLARQVRRAEETAQDIIAAEKAVAAGTDPDEAFPPSPGALCAWCDFRKSCPAATGVTGKEPWAAVEHLGQTGPSQGGPMGRGDAVTGR; translated from the coding sequence ATGCCCGAGAAACTGTTCGTCTGCACCCCGAGCAAGCTCGGGGCCTACCTCGACTGCCCCCGGCGGTATCGATATTCGTATGTCGACCGGCCCTCCCCGCCCAAGGGCCCGCCCTGGGCGCACAACTCCCTGGGCGCGAGCGTGCACACCGCCCTGAAGAACTGGTATGCCCTGCCGCCCGAGCGGCGCTCCGCGGAGGCGCTGCCCACGCTGCTGAAGAGCACCTGGGTGCGGGAGGGCTACCGGGACGTCGAGCTGGAGCGCGCGGCGTACCGGAAGGCGCTCGACTGGCTGGTGACCTACGTCGCGACCCTCGACCCGGAGGAGGAGCCGCTCGGCGTCGAGCGGGTGGTCGCCGCCAAGACCTCGGTCCTCGCGCTGAACGGGCGGGCCGACCGGATCGACGCGCGGGTCGGCCCCCAGGGGCCGGAAGCGGTGATCGTCGACTACAAGACCGGCCGCAGTGGGCTGGACGCCGACGACGCGCGCGGCTCCCAGGCGCTGGCGCTGTACGCGTATGCGGCCCAGCGGGTGTTCCGCCGGCCGTGCTATCGGGTCGAGCTGCACCACCTGCCGACCGGGACGACGGCGGTGCACGAGCACACCGACGAGTCGCTGGCCCGGCAGGTGCGGCGGGCCGAGGAGACCGCGCAGGACATCATCGCCGCGGAGAAGGCGGTGGCCGCGGGGACGGATCCGGACGAGGCGTTCCCGCCGAGCCCGGGCGCGTTGTGCGCGTGGTGCGATTTCCGGAAGTCGTGCCCGGCGGCGACCGGCGTGACGGGCAAGGAGCCGTGGGCCGCCGTCGAGCACCTAGGCCAAACCGGCCCGAGCCAGGGCGGCCCGATGGGCCGGGGAGATGCGGTAACCGGGCGGTAG
- a CDS encoding MarC family protein → MNLKLFGEFFVTLLVIVDPPGMVPVFLALTGAMPAKARNRAGTQAVLLALGVIIGFAVAGQTLLDYLHVQLPALQAAGGLLLVLVALQLLTGKTDEPEEAAGTSNVALVPLGTPLLAGPGAIVATMLFVQRAKSMDEYLILGAAILAVMATVWLVLRFSGLIVRLLRPAGIEVLTRIAGLLLAAIAVQLIADAIFAFVQLYAPRF, encoded by the coding sequence GTGAATCTCAAGCTGTTCGGCGAGTTCTTCGTGACTCTGCTGGTGATCGTCGACCCGCCCGGCATGGTCCCGGTCTTCCTCGCCCTCACCGGCGCCATGCCCGCGAAGGCCCGCAACCGGGCCGGCACCCAGGCGGTGCTGCTCGCCCTCGGCGTGATCATCGGGTTCGCGGTCGCCGGCCAGACCCTGCTGGACTACCTGCACGTGCAGCTGCCGGCCCTGCAGGCGGCCGGTGGTCTGCTGCTCGTGCTGGTCGCGCTGCAGTTGCTCACCGGAAAGACCGACGAGCCCGAGGAAGCGGCCGGCACCAGCAACGTCGCGCTCGTCCCGCTCGGCACGCCGCTGCTGGCCGGCCCGGGCGCGATCGTCGCCACCATGCTGTTCGTGCAGCGGGCCAAGAGCATGGACGAGTACCTCATCCTGGGCGCCGCGATCCTGGCCGTGATGGCCACCGTCTGGCTGGTGCTGCGCTTCTCCGGGCTGATCGTGCGACTGCTGCGCCCGGCCGGCATCGAGGTGCTCACCCGGATCGCCGGTCTGCTGCTGGCGGCCATCGCGGTGCAGCTCATCGCGGACGCGATCTTCGCCTTCGTGCAGTTGTACGCCCCACGGTTCTGA
- a CDS encoding RNA methyltransferase translates to MTAGEDESTEVGVGPWVGEWPVGEHYDPELLTAGDRRNVVDRYRYWSREAVIADLDTHRHDFHVAIENWQHDLNIGTVVRNANAFLAAEVHIVGLRKWNRRGAMVTDRYQHVRHHPTIDDFVTWAAGAGIPVIGIDNLPGSRPMESVTLPRRCVLLFGQEGPGLSDTARKACSQLFSIAQYGSTRSINAGVASGIAMHAWIREHAGPPPV, encoded by the coding sequence ATGACCGCAGGCGAGGACGAATCCACCGAGGTCGGCGTGGGCCCCTGGGTGGGCGAATGGCCCGTCGGTGAGCACTACGACCCCGAGTTACTGACGGCCGGCGACCGGCGCAACGTGGTGGACCGCTACCGGTACTGGAGTCGCGAGGCGGTGATCGCCGATCTGGACACCCACCGCCACGACTTCCACGTCGCGATCGAGAACTGGCAGCACGACCTGAACATCGGCACGGTGGTCCGCAACGCCAACGCGTTCCTCGCCGCCGAGGTGCACATCGTCGGCCTGCGCAAGTGGAACCGGCGGGGCGCCATGGTCACCGATCGTTACCAGCACGTGCGGCATCACCCGACGATCGACGACTTCGTGACCTGGGCGGCCGGCGCGGGTATTCCGGTGATCGGCATCGACAACCTGCCCGGCTCGCGGCCGATGGAGAGCGTCACGCTGCCCCGGCGGTGCGTGCTGCTGTTCGGGCAGGAGGGGCCGGGGCTCTCCGACACGGCGCGGAAGGCGTGCTCGCAGCTGTTCTCGATCGCTCAGTACGGCTCCACCCGATCGATCAACGCGGGCGTCGCCAGCGGGATCGCGATGCACGCCTGGATCCGCGAGCACGCCGGCCCACCACCCGTCTGA
- the trxA gene encoding thioredoxin, translated as MATVTLTTANFDEVTSTDGIVLVDFWASWCGPCVRFAPTYERSSEKHTSITFGKVDTEAEQALAAKFDIRSIPTIMAVRDGIVVFAQPGALPESALESLIEKVEQLDMDEVREQVAAHKKGHEPQARSTEEPAAASAATN; from the coding sequence ATGGCGACGGTTACGCTGACCACAGCGAACTTCGACGAGGTCACCAGCACGGACGGCATTGTCCTGGTCGACTTCTGGGCCAGCTGGTGTGGCCCCTGTGTGCGCTTCGCGCCGACTTACGAGCGCTCCTCGGAGAAGCACACCTCGATCACCTTCGGCAAGGTGGACACCGAGGCCGAGCAGGCCCTGGCCGCCAAGTTCGACATCCGGTCGATCCCGACCATCATGGCGGTCCGCGACGGCATCGTGGTGTTCGCCCAGCCGGGCGCGCTTCCCGAGTCCGCGCTGGAGAGCCTGATCGAGAAGGTCGAGCAGCTCGACATGGACGAGGTGCGCGAGCAGGTGGCGGCCCACAAGAAGGGCCACGAGCCGCAGGCACGCAGCACCGAGGAGCCGGCCGCGGCGAGCGCCGCAACAAACTGA
- a CDS encoding SDR family NAD(P)-dependent oxidoreductase, whose protein sequence is MVFDARSTGGSPSRRDATRPADGRPPRSGVPGTDPDRPVEITPEVVEAEFEEASAEAAVTMRLDGKVALVTGAGSPDGIGYATARRLRDLGARVAIVSTTRRIHERASELGVIGFVADLTDESEVGALADAITDQLGDVEVLVNNAGLASRASPEVLRPVAQLTLDEWKAEIDRNLSTAFLCSRAFVGGMSERGWGRIVNLSATAGPVNALPTEAAYAAAKAGVVGLTRALAMELVADGVNVNCVAPGTIYTAASTVTEIKQGLGTPIGRPGTPDEVAAAVAFLCSPAASYITGQMLVVDGGNSVREAQFR, encoded by the coding sequence ATGGTCTTCGACGCCCGCTCCACCGGCGGCAGCCCCTCGCGGCGTGACGCCACCCGTCCGGCAGACGGCCGGCCACCCCGGTCCGGCGTGCCCGGCACCGATCCCGACCGCCCGGTCGAGATCACGCCCGAGGTGGTCGAGGCGGAGTTCGAGGAAGCCAGTGCGGAGGCCGCGGTGACGATGCGTTTGGACGGCAAGGTCGCGCTGGTGACCGGCGCCGGCAGCCCGGACGGGATCGGGTACGCGACCGCCCGCCGGCTGCGTGACCTGGGCGCCCGGGTGGCGATCGTGTCCACCACCCGGCGCATCCACGAGCGCGCCTCCGAGCTCGGGGTGATCGGCTTCGTCGCCGACCTGACCGACGAGTCCGAGGTGGGCGCGCTCGCCGACGCCATCACCGACCAGCTCGGCGACGTCGAGGTCCTGGTCAACAACGCCGGCCTGGCGAGCCGGGCCAGCCCCGAGGTGCTCCGCCCGGTCGCCCAGCTCACCCTCGACGAGTGGAAAGCCGAGATCGACCGGAACCTGAGCACCGCGTTCCTGTGCAGCCGCGCGTTCGTCGGCGGGATGTCGGAGCGCGGCTGGGGCCGGATCGTGAACCTGTCCGCCACCGCCGGGCCGGTCAACGCGCTGCCGACCGAGGCGGCCTATGCGGCGGCGAAGGCCGGGGTGGTGGGTCTCACCCGGGCGCTGGCGATGGAGCTCGTCGCCGACGGGGTCAACGTGAATTGTGTGGCCCCCGGGACGATCTACACGGCCGCGTCGACGGTGACAGAGATCAAACAAGGCTTGGGTACGCCGATAGGGCGCCCGGGCACTCCGGACGAGGTCGCGGCGGCGGTGGCTTTCCTGTGCTCGCCGGCCGCTTCGTACATCACCGGCCAGATGCTGGTCGTCGATGGCGGCAACAGCGTCCGCGAGGCCCAGTTCCGCTGA
- a CDS encoding PH domain-containing protein, producing the protein MDPGEPRDPRGEGAQRPRDDDEAFGYRDPAFEDTDPGRTTAETYPDDERFTARARRGDEFDDADQYESPVFTEEELEGLDRSGGPRRFLPLEDEPTTLVARYLFPTERYRGEWKRHWIHLSLPLSVGAGATLLLGYLAGFLTRQNVDGMVTVAVLIWLGVISWVAWKVFDWYFDRFILTNKRVMVVNGIVTRKVAMMPLLRVTDMKYEQSALGRMLSYGTFVLESAGQDQALREVKHLPNPNELYLRVVEEMYEPQAVEARLGKDDEGDDA; encoded by the coding sequence ATGGATCCTGGTGAGCCGCGCGACCCGCGAGGCGAGGGCGCCCAGCGCCCTCGGGACGACGATGAGGCCTTCGGATATCGGGACCCCGCGTTCGAGGACACCGATCCTGGTCGGACGACGGCTGAGACCTATCCGGACGACGAGCGGTTCACCGCCCGTGCGCGGCGTGGCGACGAGTTCGACGACGCCGACCAGTACGAGTCCCCGGTCTTCACCGAGGAGGAGCTGGAAGGCCTCGACCGCAGCGGCGGGCCGCGGCGCTTCCTCCCCCTGGAGGATGAACCGACCACACTGGTCGCCCGCTACCTGTTCCCCACCGAGCGCTATCGCGGTGAGTGGAAGCGGCACTGGATCCACCTGTCCCTCCCGCTGAGTGTCGGCGCGGGCGCGACCCTCCTGCTGGGTTACCTGGCCGGCTTCCTGACCCGGCAGAACGTCGACGGCATGGTCACCGTCGCGGTGCTGATCTGGCTCGGCGTGATCAGCTGGGTCGCCTGGAAGGTCTTCGACTGGTACTTCGACCGTTTCATCCTCACCAACAAACGGGTGATGGTGGTCAACGGCATCGTCACCCGCAAGGTGGCGATGATGCCCCTGCTCCGGGTCACCGACATGAAGTATGAGCAGTCCGCCCTCGGCCGGATGCTCAGCTACGGCACGTTCGTGCTCGAGTCGGCCGGTCAGGACCAGGCGCTCCGCGAGGTCAAGCACCTGCCCAACCCGAACGAGCTCTACCTGCGCGTGGTCGAGGAGATGTACGAGCCGCAGGCCGTCGAGGCCCGGCTCGGCAAGGACGACGAGGGAGACGACGCCTGA
- a CDS encoding CoA-binding protein produces the protein MRSARQILADANVIAVVGASRDPFKAAHSVPLQILRHGWRIIPVNPFVDEVFGVKTVPTLADLDEPVDLVNIFRPARDAVDVVRQAVAIGAPAVWLQSGIVSAEARRIAAEAGIDYVEDRCLAVERAVNSLTKHP, from the coding sequence ATGCGGAGTGCTCGGCAGATCTTGGCGGATGCGAATGTGATCGCGGTGGTCGGCGCTTCGCGGGATCCGTTCAAGGCGGCGCACTCGGTGCCGCTGCAGATCCTGCGGCACGGGTGGCGGATCATTCCGGTGAATCCGTTCGTCGACGAGGTCTTCGGGGTGAAGACCGTGCCTACGCTGGCCGATCTGGACGAGCCGGTCGACCTGGTCAACATCTTCCGGCCGGCCCGGGATGCGGTCGACGTGGTCCGGCAGGCCGTGGCGATCGGGGCGCCCGCGGTGTGGCTGCAGAGCGGCATCGTCTCCGCGGAGGCGCGCCGGATCGCCGCGGAGGCCGGCATCGACTATGTCGAGGACCGCTGCCTGGCCGTCGAACGAGCCGTCAACAGCCTCACCAAACATCCCTGA
- a CDS encoding PHP domain-containing protein, translated as MSRRIDLHCHSTASDGTLRPAELVRAGAAAGLDVMAITDHDTTGGWAEAAAARPAELRLVRGAELSCRWHGVQPGISLHLLAYLFDPDDPALAAAMLLLRADREQRGERIVDLLRADGVPITWDEVFGYAAGGSVGRPHIAQALIRAGLVSSTDEAFASDWLGARYFVPKSDLDVFEAVAAVRAAGGVAVFAHPRATKRGRVVPDELIVELADAGLFGLEADHEDHSPAERAEIRSLGERLGLAVTGSSDFHGTHKTVRLGANRTAPEMYDKIVAAATGVPVLG; from the coding sequence CTGAGTCGCCGGATCGATCTGCACTGCCACTCCACCGCCAGCGACGGGACTCTGCGCCCGGCCGAGCTGGTCCGGGCAGGTGCGGCTGCCGGGTTGGACGTCATGGCGATCACCGACCATGACACCACCGGCGGCTGGGCCGAGGCGGCCGCGGCGCGCCCCGCAGAACTGCGGCTGGTGCGTGGCGCGGAGCTGTCCTGCCGGTGGCACGGGGTGCAGCCCGGGATCTCGCTGCATCTGCTGGCCTATCTGTTCGATCCGGACGATCCGGCGCTGGCCGCGGCGATGCTGCTGCTGCGCGCCGACCGGGAGCAGCGGGGCGAGCGGATCGTGGACCTGCTGCGGGCCGACGGGGTGCCGATCACCTGGGACGAGGTGTTCGGGTATGCCGCGGGCGGTTCGGTCGGACGGCCGCACATCGCCCAGGCGCTGATCCGGGCGGGACTCGTGAGCAGTACCGACGAGGCGTTCGCGTCGGACTGGCTGGGCGCGCGGTACTTCGTACCCAAATCGGATCTTGATGTTTTTGAAGCTGTCGCCGCGGTGCGTGCGGCTGGCGGGGTGGCGGTTTTCGCACATCCCCGGGCGACGAAGCGCGGTCGCGTGGTGCCGGATGAGCTGATCGTCGAGCTGGCCGATGCGGGCCTGTTCGGCCTGGAGGCCGACCACGAGGACCACTCGCCCGCGGAACGGGCGGAAATCCGGTCGCTGGGCGAGAGGTTGGGCCTGGCGGTTACTGGTTCGTCCGATTTTCACGGTACGCACAAGACAGTGCGCCTGGGTGCCAACCGAACCGCCCCGGAGATGTACGACAAGATCGTCGCCGCCGCCACCGGAGTGCCCGTCCTCGGGTGA